A stretch of the Mycolicibacterium celeriflavum genome encodes the following:
- a CDS encoding DUF808 domain-containing protein, with amino-acid sequence MSAGLFGLLDDVAVLARMAAASVDDIGAAAGRATAKAAGVVVDDTAVTPQYVHGLTADRELPIIKRIAIGSLRNKLLFILPAAMLLSQFAPWLLTPLLMVGATYLCYEGAEKVWGRVSKHGGHDKHAAPTAAIGVDAEKQMAAGAIRTDFILSAEIMVIALNEVASERFWPRLIILIVVAIVITLAVYGVVGLIVKMDDIGLRLTQRSSSFAQKVGRGLVVGMPKLLAALSAIGTVAMLWVGGHILLIGTDDVGWHAPYGLVHHAEDFIHHAVQGVGGVLAWLTNTAASAVIGLIVGAVIVAIMHVLPFGKRTKDDTPH; translated from the coding sequence ATGAGCGCGGGTCTGTTCGGTCTTCTCGACGACGTTGCCGTGCTGGCACGGATGGCGGCCGCATCGGTCGACGACATCGGCGCCGCAGCGGGCCGTGCGACAGCCAAGGCCGCCGGGGTGGTCGTCGACGACACCGCGGTGACACCCCAATACGTGCACGGCCTCACCGCCGACCGCGAACTGCCGATCATCAAGCGGATCGCCATCGGATCGCTGCGCAACAAGCTGCTGTTCATCCTGCCGGCCGCCATGCTGCTCAGCCAGTTCGCGCCGTGGCTGCTGACACCGCTGCTGATGGTCGGTGCCACCTACCTGTGCTACGAGGGCGCCGAAAAGGTGTGGGGTCGCGTGAGCAAGCACGGCGGACACGACAAGCACGCCGCCCCCACCGCCGCCATCGGCGTGGACGCCGAAAAACAGATGGCCGCGGGCGCGATCCGCACCGACTTCATCCTGTCCGCCGAGATCATGGTGATCGCGCTGAACGAGGTGGCCAGCGAACGGTTCTGGCCGAGGTTGATCATCCTGATCGTGGTCGCGATCGTCATCACGCTTGCCGTCTACGGCGTCGTCGGGCTGATCGTGAAGATGGACGACATCGGGCTGCGCCTCACCCAGCGCTCGTCATCGTTCGCACAGAAGGTGGGCCGCGGCCTGGTCGTGGGGATGCCAAAACTGCTCGCGGCGTTGTCGGCCATCGGGACGGTCGCGATGCTGTGGGTGGGCGGTCACATCCTGCTCATCGGAACCGACGACGTGGGCTGGCACGCCCCGTACGGGCTGGTCCACCACGCAGAGGACTTCATCCATCACGCCGTGCAGGGCGTCGGCGGCGTGCTGGCATGGTTGACCAACACCGCGGCGTCGGCCGTCATCGGATTGATCGTCGGCGCGGTGATCGTGGCGATCATGCATGTGTTGCCCTTCGGCAAGCGCACCAAGGACGACACGCCCCACTGA
- a CDS encoding phosphomannomutase/phosphoglucomutase: MSRPAAAVHRVIKAYDVRGLVGEELDEQFVADVGGAFARLIRDDASQVAIGYDMRASSPALASAFADGVTAQGLDVVRIGLASTDQLYFASGLLDCPGAIFTASHNPAAYNGIKLCRAGAKPVGKDTGLSSIADEIIAGVPGYDGATGSVTDRDVLGEYGEFLRSLVSLAELRPLKVAVDAGNGMAGHTAPAVLGPIPGITLSPLYFELDGTFPNHEANPLDPANLADLQKYVVESGADIGLAFDGDADRCFVVDEKGHPVSPSAVTALVAGRELGREIGATVIHNLITSRAVPELVTERGGTPVRSRVGHSYIKALMADTGAIFGGEHSAHYYFRDFWGADSGMLAALHVLAALGEQDRPLSDFMADYQRYEASGEINFTVTDAERCVDDVLKAFGSRIHSIDHLDGVTVDLGEGIWFNLRMSNTEPLLRLNVEARSTEEVDAIVREISRTVRAQVPSQSEAAT, from the coding sequence ATGTCACGGCCCGCCGCGGCTGTTCATCGCGTCATCAAGGCCTATGACGTGCGTGGCCTGGTCGGAGAGGAACTCGATGAGCAGTTCGTCGCCGACGTCGGCGGTGCCTTCGCCCGCTTGATCCGCGACGACGCGTCGCAGGTGGCGATCGGTTACGACATGCGGGCGAGTTCGCCGGCGCTGGCGTCGGCGTTCGCCGACGGAGTGACTGCGCAGGGCCTCGACGTGGTGCGGATCGGGCTCGCCTCGACCGACCAGTTGTACTTCGCGTCCGGACTTCTCGACTGCCCCGGTGCGATCTTCACCGCCAGCCACAACCCCGCGGCCTACAACGGCATCAAACTCTGCCGGGCCGGCGCCAAACCCGTCGGTAAGGACACCGGCCTGTCGAGCATCGCCGACGAGATCATCGCCGGCGTGCCGGGCTACGACGGCGCGACCGGCTCCGTGACGGACCGTGATGTGCTGGGCGAATACGGCGAGTTTCTGCGCTCGCTGGTGAGCCTGGCGGAGCTTCGACCGCTGAAGGTCGCCGTCGACGCGGGCAACGGCATGGCCGGCCACACTGCCCCCGCGGTGCTGGGCCCGATTCCCGGGATCACCTTGTCGCCGCTGTATTTCGAGCTCGACGGGACGTTCCCCAACCACGAGGCCAACCCGCTGGACCCGGCCAACCTGGCCGATCTGCAAAAGTACGTCGTCGAATCCGGCGCCGACATCGGGTTGGCGTTCGACGGCGACGCCGACCGGTGTTTCGTCGTCGACGAGAAGGGGCATCCGGTGTCGCCGTCGGCGGTTACCGCGCTGGTGGCCGGGCGGGAACTGGGTAGGGAGATCGGCGCCACGGTGATTCACAACCTGATCACCTCGCGGGCAGTGCCCGAGCTGGTGACCGAGCGGGGCGGTACGCCAGTGCGCAGCCGCGTCGGGCACTCCTACATCAAGGCGCTGATGGCCGACACCGGTGCGATCTTCGGCGGCGAGCATTCGGCGCACTACTACTTCCGCGACTTCTGGGGTGCGGACTCCGGCATGCTGGCGGCCTTGCACGTGCTGGCCGCGTTGGGCGAACAGGACCGCCCGTTGTCGGATTTCATGGCCGACTACCAGCGCTACGAGGCATCCGGGGAGATCAACTTCACCGTCACCGACGCCGAGCGATGTGTGGACGACGTGCTCAAGGCGTTCGGCTCCCGGATCCACTCGATCGACCACCTCGACGGGGTCACGGTCGACCTGGGTGAGGGCATTTGGTTCAACCTGCGCATGTCGAATACCGAACCGCTGCTGCGGCTCAATGTCGAAGCCCGCAGCACCGAAGAGGTCGACGCGATCGTCCGCGAGATCTCCAGGACGGTTCGCGCGCAGGTTCCTTCGCAATCCGAGGCGGCCACGTGA
- a CDS encoding TobH protein has product MSAGPPSSAAVVNLDDVDGLLAADREGLLRAAATAGAQVRATAAALDEGELESLRADGPPRTLIWVAGRGNSETAGSVLAAAFGASVAAPIVVAAEVPPWIGPLDVLIVAGDDPGDPALVNAAASGVRRGARVVVAAPNEGPLRDVAAGRAVVLAPRVWVPDEFGLVRYLAVGLATLSVVDPAMHVDLAALADELDAEALRNSAARELFTNPAKTLAEQMSDRDVVLAGDSAATLAVAGHCAAILLRIAHRVVAAVGLADALVALRGGMGGTSAADRERSIFHDEQIDGPLPPRVRTFVLTTEAERPTVVARAADLDDVDVISAQDVPELPEGAAVPDATSAAGRLEQQLAMLAVRLEMTAVYLKLVRG; this is encoded by the coding sequence GTGAGCGCGGGCCCACCGTCCTCGGCCGCGGTGGTGAACCTCGACGACGTCGACGGTCTGCTCGCCGCCGACCGCGAAGGTCTGCTGCGCGCGGCTGCAACGGCCGGCGCCCAGGTGCGGGCCACCGCCGCCGCGCTGGACGAGGGAGAACTCGAATCGTTACGGGCCGACGGCCCGCCACGCACCCTGATCTGGGTTGCCGGGCGCGGAAACTCGGAGACCGCGGGGTCGGTGCTGGCCGCGGCGTTCGGCGCGTCGGTGGCGGCACCGATCGTCGTCGCCGCGGAGGTGCCGCCGTGGATCGGTCCGCTGGACGTGCTGATCGTCGCGGGCGACGACCCCGGGGATCCCGCCCTGGTGAACGCCGCCGCGAGCGGGGTGCGGCGCGGGGCTCGGGTGGTTGTCGCCGCGCCGAACGAAGGCCCGTTGCGTGACGTCGCCGCGGGCAGGGCCGTGGTGCTGGCGCCGCGGGTCTGGGTGCCCGACGAATTCGGCCTGGTGCGCTACCTCGCCGTGGGGTTGGCGACGCTGAGCGTCGTCGATCCGGCCATGCACGTCGACCTGGCGGCGCTGGCCGACGAACTCGATGCCGAGGCGCTTCGCAACAGCGCCGCCCGGGAACTGTTCACCAATCCGGCCAAGACGCTGGCCGAGCAGATGTCGGACCGCGATGTCGTGCTCGCCGGCGACAGCGCGGCGACACTCGCGGTGGCCGGGCACTGTGCCGCCATTCTGTTGCGGATCGCCCATCGGGTGGTCGCCGCCGTCGGCTTGGCCGACGCACTGGTGGCGCTGCGCGGTGGCATGGGGGGCACGTCGGCGGCCGACCGCGAGCGGTCGATCTTCCACGATGAGCAGATCGACGGTCCACTTCCGCCGCGGGTGCGCACGTTCGTGCTCACCACCGAAGCGGAGCGGCCAACCGTCGTCGCCCGAGCCGCCGACCTGGACGACGTCGACGTGATCAGCGCCCAGGACGTGCCGGAACTGCCGGAGGGAGCGGCCGTTCCGGACGCGACGTCGGCGGCGGGACGTCTGGAACAACAGCTGGCGATGCTGGCCGTCCGGCTGGAGATGACCGCCGTGTACCTGAAACTAGTTCGAGGTTAG
- a CDS encoding DUF3499 domain-containing protein, with amino-acid sequence MNVPRRCCRPGCPHYAVATLTFVYADSTAVVGPLATVAEPHSWDLCVVHAGRVTAPRGWELVRHAGPLPSHPDEDDLVALADAVREGRDLAPPINGVATGFSDPVTGAHGGSLMAPPARRPESNGRRRGHLRVLPDPTD; translated from the coding sequence GTGAACGTTCCCCGTCGCTGCTGCAGGCCCGGGTGTCCGCACTATGCCGTCGCGACGCTGACCTTCGTCTACGCCGACTCCACTGCGGTGGTCGGGCCGCTGGCGACGGTGGCCGAACCGCACTCGTGGGACCTATGCGTGGTGCACGCCGGCCGGGTCACCGCGCCGCGCGGCTGGGAACTGGTTCGGCACGCGGGCCCGCTGCCGTCGCATCCCGACGAGGACGATCTCGTCGCGCTCGCGGACGCGGTGCGCGAGGGGCGCGACCTCGCTCCGCCGATCAACGGGGTCGCGACAGGCTTCTCCGATCCGGTCACCGGCGCGCACGGCGGCTCCCTGATGGCGCCGCCGGCCAGGCGTCCGGAGTCCAACGGCCGTCGCCGGGGCCATCTGCGGGTGTTGCCCGACCCCACTGACTAG
- the manA gene encoding mannose-6-phosphate isomerase, class I, with protein sequence MHLLRGAVRTYAWGSRTDIAEFTGRACPTAHPEAELWFGAHPGDPAMLETEDGERSLLAALRDDPEGQLGAAVCARFGDTLPFLVKVLAADEPLSLQAHPSAEQALEGFERENRLGIPVSAPNRNYRDPSHKPELIVALSQFEALAGFRPAAGSIELMRALAVTDLDPYVNLLSGQPDAGGLRALFTTWITAPQPDLDVLVPAVIDGAIHYVRSGRREFAAEAKTVLELGERYPGDAGVLASLLLNRITLKPGEGIYLPAGNLHTYLNGVGVEVMANSDNVLRGGLTPKHVDVPELLRVLDFTPADDVVVRPEEVDDGIESVYRTPAPEFAVSVLHIDGDRIGHEIDAPTRHDGPQILLCTEGSTVVHAKGGTVTLNKGSAAWVSADEGPIRLAATQPTKLFRATVGI encoded by the coding sequence GTGCACCTGCTACGCGGAGCGGTGCGGACCTATGCCTGGGGTTCGCGCACCGACATTGCCGAGTTCACCGGAAGGGCTTGTCCCACAGCGCATCCTGAAGCGGAATTGTGGTTCGGTGCGCACCCGGGCGATCCGGCCATGCTGGAGACCGAGGACGGGGAGCGCTCGCTGCTCGCTGCACTGCGCGACGACCCCGAGGGTCAGTTGGGTGCGGCGGTGTGTGCGCGGTTCGGCGACACGCTGCCGTTCCTGGTGAAGGTGCTGGCGGCAGACGAACCGCTGTCGCTGCAGGCGCACCCCAGCGCCGAACAGGCGCTGGAGGGTTTCGAACGGGAGAACAGGCTCGGCATTCCCGTGTCGGCGCCGAACCGCAATTACCGCGATCCCAGCCACAAGCCTGAATTGATCGTCGCGCTGAGCCAGTTCGAGGCGCTGGCGGGATTCCGGCCCGCCGCAGGGAGCATCGAGTTGATGCGAGCGCTCGCGGTCACCGACCTCGACCCGTACGTCAACCTGCTTTCCGGCCAACCCGACGCCGGCGGACTGCGCGCGTTGTTCACCACATGGATCACCGCGCCGCAACCCGACCTCGACGTGCTGGTGCCCGCCGTGATCGACGGGGCCATTCACTATGTTCGTTCGGGCAGAAGAGAATTCGCTGCTGAAGCGAAGACGGTGCTGGAACTCGGCGAACGATATCCCGGCGACGCGGGCGTGCTGGCCTCGTTGCTGCTCAACCGCATCACGTTGAAACCGGGCGAAGGTATCTATCTGCCCGCGGGCAATCTGCACACCTACCTCAACGGCGTGGGCGTGGAGGTGATGGCCAACTCCGACAACGTGTTACGCGGCGGGCTCACCCCCAAGCACGTCGATGTGCCGGAGTTGTTGCGTGTTCTCGACTTCACGCCAGCCGACGACGTGGTGGTCCGGCCCGAGGAGGTCGATGACGGTATCGAGTCGGTGTACCGCACCCCGGCGCCCGAGTTCGCAGTGTCGGTGCTGCACATCGACGGCGACCGGATCGGCCACGAGATCGACGCGCCCACGCGACACGACGGTCCGCAGATCCTGCTGTGCACCGAAGGCTCGACCGTCGTGCACGCCAAGGGCGGCACGGTCACGCTGAACAAGGGATCGGCGGCGTGGGTGTCGGCCGACGAGGGACCGATCCGGCTCGCCGCGACGCAGCCGACGAAACTGTTCCGCGCCACTGTCGGAATCTAG